In the genome of Sulfurihydrogenibium sp., the window GAATTGTATCTCTTGAACACAGTCCAAAGAATGTTTTAACATCATAAGCTTTAGCTACTTCTCCTTTTGGGTCTGATAGTAAGCTGTGTTTAAAGCCGTATTTTTCCTTAAATTTTTTTATTGATTCTATATCATCAGTACTTATGCCAAATACAACTGCATTTACTGAAACAAATTTATCGTATAACTTTGAATATTCTTTGCCTTGTGTGGTACATCCGGGAGTGCCTGCTTTTGGATAGAAGTATAAAATTACCCATTTTCCTTTGTAATCTGAAAGCTGGACCAACTTGTTAGATTCGTTATAAAGCTTGAAATTATAAGCTGGCTGTCCTTCTTCAATAGCTATCCCTGATTTTACAATTCCAAGCAGAATTAAAATCTTTACTAAAAAATTTTTCATCTTTTACTCCTTACTTCTCATATTTTTTTATGAGAATTTATCAAATTCAAAAATTCTTCTCTTGTTTTTTGACACTCTAAGAATCTTCCTTTAAGCTTGCTTGTTACTGTGATAGACTCTGGATTTCTTACTCCTCTCATTGCCATACAAAGGTGAACTGCTTCCATTACAACAGCTACACCTTTTGGCTGTAGCTCTTTTTCAAGATGCTCAGCAATTTCCGCTGTCAATCTTTCTTGGACTTGTAGTTTGTAAGAGAATTTGTTTACAACTCTAACAATTTTAGACAATCCGCATACTTTTTTATCTGGAATGTATGCTACGTGTGCTTTTCCAAAAAAAGGAAGTAAGTGATGTTCACATAAAGAATAAAATTGAATATCTCTTACAACTACCATCTCATCGTAGCTTCCTACTTCTTCAAAGATGGTCATGTTCATTTCTCTATAACTTTCAAACTCTTCCCACATTTTAGCCACTCTTTTTGGTGTGTCTCTTAAGCCTTCTCTGTTTGGGTTTTCTCCAATGCCTTCTAAAAATAATCTTATTGCTTGCTCAATTTTATTTTTGTCTATTGCCATTATTTTTTCTCCTTTTTATAGTAATTTTTTAAATACTTCGAGCTAGAAAATCAATATTCAATAAAAACATGAGATTCTTCACTCCGCTCAGAATAACAAAATAAGATAAATATTAACATACTTTCACTTTCTCTGTCGCATAATAAATATACCAAAAATTTTTAAACTTTAAGAGAATAAGTTTTATAATAATTACAGACATACCTCGGGTGAGAAATTCAAATATAAATAAAACATCTAAAAAAGCTCCTTGGTGGCAGTTAAAATTGTAATAGCAAAAATTCCACCAAGGAGGTAAAAATGCAAAACTCTAATCTTTATTTTACAATATTTCAAAAAATCTCTGAGCATTTAACTATACTTTTAAACGTTCAATCAAAAAAGAAAGCAGGTAGACCACCTAAGGTATCTGATTTACAGCTTGCAGCTT includes:
- a CDS encoding peroxiredoxin — protein: MKNFLVKILILLGIVKSGIAIEEGQPAYNFKLYNESNKLVQLSDYKGKWVILYFYPKAGTPGCTTQGKEYSKLYDKFVSVNAVVFGISTDDIESIKKFKEKYGFKHSLLSDPKGEVAKAYDVKTFFGLCSRDTILINPEGKVEKIYRGVDPASDPHKVLDYISKKSN
- the folE gene encoding GTP cyclohydrolase I FolE, producing the protein MAIDKNKIEQAIRLFLEGIGENPNREGLRDTPKRVAKMWEEFESYREMNMTIFEEVGSYDEMVVVRDIQFYSLCEHHLLPFFGKAHVAYIPDKKVCGLSKIVRVVNKFSYKLQVQERLTAEIAEHLEKELQPKGVAVVMEAVHLCMAMRGVRNPESITVTSKLKGRFLECQKTREEFLNLINSHKKI